In Lycium ferocissimum isolate CSIRO_LF1 chromosome 11, AGI_CSIRO_Lferr_CH_V1, whole genome shotgun sequence, a single genomic region encodes these proteins:
- the LOC132037304 gene encoding receptor-like protein kinase THESEUS 1, producing MGAFRLVRWMSLVLAFVLSSFLIQVANAAFKPADNYLIACGSSKNVTFLGQIFVPDTPHKSVALESEENSIAATSNSTAPFSIYQSARIFHTTTSYKFDIHQEGRHWVRLYFYPIPGHNLTSASITVVTENFVLLHNFSFKRYKGNYLFKEYSINVTSDSLTVALIPSNNSIAFINAIEVVSVPDELIPDQAVAASPPAPFNGLSGLALETVYRLNMGGPLVTAQNDTLGRTWENDVKYLHVNSSAVNASVSTSSIKYPATITPEIAPYWVYATAETMGDANTADGNFNITWEFPVDTNFMYLIRVHFCDIVSESLDTLLFNLYINEDIASRDLDLSSSAGKLDVPYFKDFVSNSSTNSGVLTVSVGPDTGADPINAIMNGLEIMKISNGARSLSGVSSVETLLVRPSKKHKKGIIIGSAVGASTALALAIIGFCYCCLVARRSKTSPQQGHPWLPLPLYGNSLTMTNMSKTSQKSGTASCISLASPNLGRFFSFQEIMDATNKFDESLLLGVGGFGRVYKGTLEDGTMLAVKRGNPRSEQGLAEFRTEIEMLSKLRHRHLVSLIGYCDERSEMILVYEYMANGPLRSHLYGTDLPSLSWKQRLEICIGAARGLHYLHTGASQSIIHRDVKTTNILLDENFVAKVADFGLSKTGPALDQTHVSTAVKGSFGYLDPEYFRRQQLTEKSDVYSFGVVLMEVLCTRPALNPVLPREQVNIAEWAMGWQKKGMLDQIMDKNLAGKVNSASLKKFGETAEKCLSDHGVDRPSMGDVLWNLEYALQLEETSSAMVEPDDNSTNHIPSIPLTPFDNSVSMIEGINSGTDDDAEDVATSAVFSQLVNPRGR from the coding sequence ATGGGAGCTTTTAGATTAGTGAGATGGATGTCTTTGGTTCTAGCTTTTGTGTTGTCTAGTTTCTTGATTCAGGTGGCTAATGCTGCTTTCAAACCTGCTGATAATTATTTGATTGCTTGTGGATCTTCCAAAAATGTAACCTTTCTTGGCCAGATTTTTGTTCCTGATACACCTCATAAATCAGTTGCTTTAGAAAGTGAAGAAAATTCTATTGCTGCCACATCCAATTCCACTGCTCCATTTTCAATTTACCAATCTGCTAGAATTTTCCACACTACAACATCTTACAAGTTTGATATTCATCAAGAAGGGCGGCATTGGGTTCGCCTTTATTTCTACCCTATTCCTGGCCATAACTTAACATCTGCCTCAATCACAGTTGTCACAGAAAATTTTGTTCTGTTGCACAATTTCAGCTTCAAGAGATATAAGGGTAATTACCTTTTTAAGGAATACTCAATCAATGTCACTTCAGATAGCTTGACCGTTGCTTTAATCCCTTCGAACAATTCAATCGCGTTTATTAATGCGATTGAAGTTGTATCGGTCCCTGATGAGTTGATTCCTGACCAAGCAGTGGCAGCATCTCCACCAGCCCCTTTCAATGGCCTTTCTGGGCTGGCACTTGAAACTGTTTATCGGCTAAACATGGGAGGTCCTTTGGTTACTGCTCAGAACGATACGTTAGGGAGAACTTGGGAGAATGATGTTAAGTATCTGCACGTCAACAGCTCTGCGGTGAATGCTTCGGTTAGTACTTCAAGCATAAAATATCCAGCTACTATCACTCCTGAAATAGCACCATACTGGGTTTATGCTACTGCTGAAACAATGGGAGATGCTAATACTGCCGATGGGAATTTCAATATCACTTGGGAGTTCCCAGTTGATACGAACTTCATGTACCTCATCCGCGTGCATTTTTGTGATATCGTGAGCGAGTCCTTGGATACTCTACTTTTTAATCTGTATATAAATGAGGACATTGCTTCACGGGACTTAGACTTGTCGAGTTCAGCTGGTAAGTTGGACGTGCCGTATTTCAAGGATTTTGTCTCCAACTCCTCAACAAATTCAGGTGTTCTGACAGTCAGTGTTGGTCCAGACACAGGAGCAGATCCCATCAATGCGATTATGAATGGAttggaaatcatgaagattAGCAACGGAGCTAGAAGCTTGAGTGGGGTTTCATCTGTTGAGACTCTACTTGTGAGGCCTAGCAAAAAGCACAAGAAAGGCATTATAATTGGTTCTGCTGTAGGAGCATCAACTGCATTAGCATTAGCAATTATTGGGTTTTGTTATTGCTGCTTGGTAGCCCGCAGATCGAAGACGTCTCCTCAGCAGGGGCACCCATGGCTTCCTCTTCCCCTGTATGGAAACTCTTTAACTATGACAAATATGTCCAAAACTTCTCAAAAGAGTGGAACGGCAAGCTGTATATCGTTAGCTTCACCCAATCTTGGTCGATTCTTTAGTTTCCAAGAAATAATGGATGCTACTAATAAATTTGATGAAAGCTTGCTCCTTGGTGTTGGTGGTTTTGGTAGAGTCTACAAGGGAACACTAGAAGATGGGACAATGCTTGCTGTCAAAAGAGGCAACCCGAGATCTGAACAAGGTCTAGCTGAATTCCGAACAGAGATTGAAATGTTGTCAAAACTTCGCCACCGACATCTTGTGTCTTTGATTGGGTATTGTGATGAAAGATCGGAAATGATTTTGGTTTATGAATACATGGCAAATGGTCCTCTCCGAAGTCATCTTTATGGAACGGATCTTCCATCTCTCTCATGGAAGCAGCGCCTCGAGATTTGTATAGGTGCTGCTCGGGGATTGCATTACCTCCACACTGGTGCATCGCAGAGCATCATCCACCGTGATGTGAAAACTACAAACATACTCTTGGATGAGAACTTTGTAGCCAAAGTTGCTGATTTCGGTCTTTCTAAAACCGGACCGGCTCTTGATCAGACCCACGTCAGTACTGCTGTTAAAGGTAGCTTTGGATACCTGGATCCCGAATACTTTAGAAGACAGCAGCTTACGGAAAAATCAGATGTTTATTCATTTGGTGTTGTCCTAATGGAAGTGCTCTGCACCAGACCTGCATTGAATCCAGTCCTACCACGGGAACAAGTCAATATAGCTGAGTGGGCCATGGGTTGGCAAAAGAAAGGCATGTTGGATCAGATAATGGACAAAAATCTTGCAGGGAAGGTGAATTCAGCTTCCCTCAAGAAGTTTGGGGAGACCGCCGAGAAGTGTTTGTCTGACCATGGAGTTGATAGACCTTCCATGGGGGATGTTCTGTGGAATCTAGAATATGCTCTTCAGCTTGAGGAAACCTCATCCGCTATGGTGGAGCCCGATGATAACAGCACGAACCATATACCCAGCATACCTTTGACACCATTTGACAATAGTGTGAGTATGATCGAAGGGATTAACTCGGGAACTGATGATGATGCAGAGGATGTTGCCACTAGTGCTGTTTTCTCTCAGCTGGTAAATCCACGGGGAAGGTGA